The following are encoded together in the Parabacteroides chongii genome:
- a CDS encoding prolyl oligopeptidase family serine peptidase, producing MEMKNVYIMTVASLFLGLSPLAAQQKTGNIVEYFGKERVERMDEGIVLHSFKQGYFVPVTAPSGYLFTTSDGLGWEIATGKFKAPSENNLTATNYGRTREAVQWTPIEADSTGKFANRALRRAYVFTEYNADKPQIALLESSGNTRTFINGMPHEGDHYDFAYTLIPFRMQKGNNEFIFTPGRFGRVAAKLILPSKPVMLTKRDMTLPDIINGEGEKWGAIRVVNAQEKALSGLKIQCKLENGETATLTTDDIMPMMVRKVKFRIPAATSTKTGATKATVILQDKSGKEIDRTEIVLQQKDASVIHERTFISDVDGSVQYYSVNPSTTQGDNQALFLSVHGASVEARNQARAYAPKDWGHIIAPTNRRPFGFNWEEWGRIDAMEVLAEAEKVFKTDPAHTYLTGHSMGGHGTWFLGVTYPDRFAAIAPCASYPDIARYSRPNADAANVGEKHFTTICQAANAGRVLDLKRNFLQSGIYILHGDSDNVVPIQQVRQMREVLGTFHPDFCYYEYPGGSHWYSNESVDWKPIFDYFRWHKVPADGEVKQLEFHTASPAISAKDYWVTINQQDTAYAFSSVSFKQTDNGISGTTSNVASLTFDLPALKLPAAASITIDNETISADGTQPAVLKKVSGKWTLVNEIPATEKYPSRYGGFKQAFDKNVVFVYATGGNKEENNWYQNKARFDAETFLYRGNGSIDVIADKDFTPSAYADRNVVLYGNAANNKAWNKLLKNAPVQVLKGEIRMGGKVLKGNNLGAYFVYPRPDSRTASVGVVAGTGIEGMKATYPNDYISGITGFPDLLIFNVDVLKDGIHGVEVSGFFGNDWSVKQGHFITE from the coding sequence ATGGAAATGAAGAATGTTTATATTATGACTGTTGCCAGTCTCTTTCTGGGACTAAGCCCGTTGGCGGCACAACAGAAGACAGGTAATATTGTCGAGTATTTCGGAAAAGAAAGAGTAGAACGGATGGATGAAGGTATCGTACTTCACTCTTTCAAACAGGGATATTTTGTTCCGGTAACGGCTCCTTCCGGCTATTTATTCACTACCTCTGACGGACTGGGATGGGAGATTGCGACCGGTAAGTTCAAGGCTCCTTCCGAAAACAACCTGACAGCAACCAACTACGGACGAACCCGTGAAGCTGTACAATGGACACCGATCGAGGCTGATTCTACCGGTAAGTTCGCCAACCGTGCTTTACGCCGTGCCTATGTCTTTACCGAATATAATGCCGATAAACCTCAGATTGCCTTACTCGAATCAAGCGGAAACACCCGTACTTTTATCAACGGTATGCCTCACGAAGGAGATCATTACGATTTTGCTTATACGTTGATCCCTTTCCGGATGCAGAAGGGTAATAATGAATTTATTTTCACGCCCGGACGTTTTGGCAGAGTTGCCGCTAAACTGATCCTTCCGTCCAAACCGGTGATGTTGACCAAACGGGATATGACGCTTCCGGATATTATCAATGGAGAAGGAGAGAAGTGGGGAGCTATCCGTGTCGTGAATGCACAGGAAAAAGCGCTTTCCGGATTAAAGATACAATGTAAACTGGAAAATGGGGAAACAGCCACCCTGACAACGGATGATATCATGCCGATGATGGTTCGCAAGGTTAAATTCCGTATCCCTGCTGCTACGTCGACGAAGACGGGGGCAACGAAAGCAACGGTTATCCTGCAGGACAAATCTGGCAAGGAGATCGACCGTACGGAAATTGTTTTGCAGCAAAAAGACGCATCTGTCATACATGAACGTACTTTCATCAGCGATGTGGATGGGAGTGTACAGTATTACAGTGTGAATCCTTCTACTACCCAAGGTGATAATCAGGCTTTGTTCTTGTCTGTTCACGGAGCATCTGTGGAAGCCCGTAATCAGGCTCGTGCTTATGCTCCGAAGGATTGGGGACACATCATCGCTCCGACCAACCGCCGCCCGTTCGGTTTTAACTGGGAAGAGTGGGGACGTATCGATGCGATGGAAGTGCTGGCTGAAGCGGAGAAAGTATTTAAAACAGATCCTGCCCACACCTATCTTACCGGGCATTCGATGGGCGGACACGGTACCTGGTTCCTGGGTGTCACCTATCCCGATCGTTTTGCCGCTATCGCTCCTTGTGCCAGTTATCCGGATATAGCCCGTTATTCGCGGCCGAATGCCGATGCAGCCAATGTGGGCGAGAAACATTTCACAACGATCTGTCAGGCAGCCAATGCCGGACGTGTGCTGGATTTGAAAAGGAACTTCCTGCAATCGGGTATCTATATTCTTCATGGTGATTCGGATAATGTCGTTCCTATCCAGCAGGTACGTCAGATGCGCGAAGTATTAGGCACATTCCATCCGGACTTCTGTTATTATGAATATCCGGGCGGGTCGCACTGGTACAGTAATGAGAGTGTTGACTGGAAACCGATTTTCGATTATTTTCGCTGGCATAAAGTACCTGCAGACGGCGAAGTAAAGCAACTGGAGTTCCATACTGCTTCCCCTGCTATCTCAGCTAAGGATTATTGGGTAACCATCAATCAGCAGGATACGGCCTATGCTTTCTCTTCCGTTTCTTTCAAACAGACGGATAATGGCATTTCGGGTACGACTTCCAACGTGGCATCGCTGACATTCGATCTGCCAGCCTTGAAACTCCCGGCAGCAGCAAGCATCACCATCGACAATGAAACAATTTCGGCAGATGGTACCCAGCCGGCTGTGCTGAAGAAAGTTTCCGGTAAATGGACATTGGTGAATGAAATTCCTGCAACAGAGAAATATCCGTCTCGTTACGGAGGCTTTAAACAGGCGTTCGACAAGAATGTGGTATTTGTATATGCTACAGGAGGTAATAAGGAAGAAAACAATTGGTATCAGAACAAGGCTCGTTTCGATGCCGAGACTTTCCTTTATAGAGGAAACGGTTCAATCGACGTGATTGCAGACAAGGACTTTACCCCGTCTGCTTATGCCGATCGCAATGTGGTCCTTTACGGGAATGCAGCCAACAACAAAGCTTGGAATAAGCTCCTGAAGAATGCTCCGGTACAGGTGCTGAAAGGTGAGATCCGCATGGGAGGTAAAGTGTTGAAAGGTAACAATCTGGGTGCTTATTTTGTTTATCCTCGTCCCGACAGCCGTACAGCCAGTGTAGGTGTTGTAGCCGGAACAGGGATTGAAGGAATGAAAGCAACCTATCCGAATGATTACATCTCCGGCATTACTGGTTTCCCCGACCTACTGATCTTCAATGTGGATGTCCTGAAAGATGGTATTCATGGAGTTGAAGTATCCGGTTTCTTCGGTAACGACTGGAGTGTAAAGCAAGGTCATTTTATTACAGAATAA
- a CDS encoding prephenate dehydrogenase yields the protein MKILILGAGKMGSFFTDLLSFDHEVAVLENDPKRMRFIYNAVRLQKPEEVADFAPELVINCVTLNYTIDAFKTVLPYLQPYCIISDIASVKTHLKEFYETCGFPYVSTHPMFGPTFANLGNLEKENTIIISEGDHLGKIFFKDIYSSLRLNIREYTFEEHDKVVAYSLGIPFASTMVFAAIMKHQDAPGTTFKRHMKIARGLLSEDDYLLTEILFNPRTPKQIARIQEELNILQDIIKDKDSEAMKGYLTKIRKNIE from the coding sequence ATGAAGATATTAATATTAGGTGCCGGAAAGATGGGTTCTTTCTTCACCGACTTGCTGAGTTTTGACCACGAAGTAGCAGTATTGGAAAATGATCCGAAGCGCATGCGTTTCATCTACAATGCCGTACGGTTACAAAAGCCGGAAGAGGTGGCAGACTTTGCTCCCGAACTGGTTATCAATTGCGTTACGTTGAATTATACGATCGACGCGTTCAAAACCGTTCTTCCTTATCTGCAACCGTATTGTATTATTTCAGATATCGCTTCCGTGAAAACGCATCTGAAAGAGTTCTACGAAACCTGCGGATTCCCGTATGTCTCCACTCACCCGATGTTCGGTCCGACTTTTGCCAATCTGGGAAATCTGGAAAAGGAAAATACGATCATCATATCGGAAGGTGACCATTTGGGAAAGATCTTCTTCAAAGATATCTATTCCAGCCTGCGCCTGAATATACGTGAATATACGTTTGAGGAACATGACAAGGTGGTTGCTTATTCTTTAGGTATACCGTTTGCTTCGACCATGGTATTTGCCGCCATCATGAAACATCAGGATGCACCGGGTACAACGTTCAAACGTCACATGAAGATTGCACGCGGATTGCTGTCTGAAGATGATTATCTATTGACAGAAATTCTCTTCAATCCGCGTACTCCGAAACAGATTGCTCGTATCCAGGAAGAACTGAATATTCTTCAGGATATTATTAAGGATAAAGATTCGGAAGCGATGAAAGGTTATCTGACCAAGATTCGTAAAAACATTGAATAA
- a CDS encoding bifunctional 3-deoxy-7-phosphoheptulonate synthase/chorismate mutase type II: MEMELESILLPGVDPQRPIIISGPCSAETEEQVMDAATQLASKGVKIFRAGIWKPRTKPGGFEGIGAVGLQWLKRVKKETGMYVATEVATKDHVFEALKAGIDILWIGARTTVNPFAVQEIADALKGVDIPVLIKNPVNPDLELWIGAFERLYGAGLRRLGAIHRGFSSYDKKMYRNLPLWHIPIELRRRMPNLPIFCDPSHIGGKRELIAPLSQQAMDLSFDGLMIESHPCPDCAWSDASQQITPDVLDYVVNLLVIRNETQTTENLAELRRQIDGIDEQLLELLAKRMRISREIGVYKKEHNMPILQSPRYSEILEKRSDMGQTMDLNTEFVKEILKEIHEESVRQQMIIMNE, encoded by the coding sequence ATGGAAATGGAATTAGAATCAATCTTATTACCCGGTGTGGACCCTCAGCGTCCCATCATCATTTCGGGACCGTGTAGCGCCGAAACAGAAGAACAAGTTATGGATGCAGCTACTCAGCTTGCTTCAAAAGGTGTAAAGATATTCCGTGCAGGAATCTGGAAACCGCGTACTAAACCGGGAGGATTCGAAGGTATCGGTGCAGTCGGGCTGCAATGGCTGAAACGGGTAAAGAAAGAAACCGGCATGTATGTCGCAACTGAAGTGGCAACAAAAGACCATGTATTTGAAGCGTTGAAAGCCGGAATCGACATTTTATGGATCGGTGCACGTACCACCGTTAATCCGTTCGCTGTACAGGAGATTGCCGATGCGCTGAAAGGTGTAGATATTCCAGTCCTGATCAAGAACCCGGTTAATCCGGATTTGGAATTGTGGATCGGTGCATTCGAACGTTTGTACGGAGCAGGTCTTCGTCGCTTGGGAGCTATCCACCGCGGATTCAGCTCATATGACAAGAAGATGTACCGTAACCTGCCGCTGTGGCATATTCCTATCGAACTGCGCCGCCGCATGCCGAACCTGCCGATCTTCTGCGACCCCAGCCATATCGGAGGCAAGCGTGAACTGATCGCCCCGCTTTCACAGCAGGCTATGGACCTGAGTTTCGACGGTCTGATGATCGAATCGCATCCGTGTCCGGATTGTGCCTGGAGCGATGCTTCACAGCAGATCACCCCGGATGTATTGGATTATGTTGTCAATTTACTGGTTATCCGCAACGAGACACAGACCACAGAAAACCTAGCCGAACTGCGTCGCCAGATCGATGGTATCGACGAACAATTACTTGAACTGCTGGCTAAACGTATGCGTATTTCACGCGAAATCGGTGTGTATAAGAAAGAGCATAATATGCCCATCCTGCAATCACCCCGTTACAGCGAGATCCTGGAAAAACGTTCGGACATGGGACAGACAATGGACCTGAATACCGAGTTTGTAAAGGAAATATTAAAAGAAATACATGAAGAATCTGTTCGTCAGCAGATGATCATCATGAATGAATAA